One Clupea harengus chromosome 12, Ch_v2.0.2, whole genome shotgun sequence DNA segment encodes these proteins:
- the xpo7 gene encoding exportin-7 isoform X5: MADHVQSLAQLEILCKQLYETTDTTTRLQAEKALVEFTNSPDCLNKCQLLLERGSSSYSQLLAGTCLSKLVSRTSNPLPLEQRIDIRNYVLNYLASRPKLAAFVTQALIQLYARITKLGWFDCQKEDYVFRNVIVDVTRFLQDSVEHCIIGVTILSQLTNEINQADTTHPLTKHRKIASSFRDSSLFDIFTLSCNLLKQASGKNLNLNDESQHGLLMQLLKLAHNCLNFDFIGTSTDESSDDLCTVQIPTSWRSAFLDSSTLQLFFDLYHSIPPSLSPLVLSCLVQIASVRRSLFNNAERAKFLSHLVDGVKRILENPQSLSDPNNYHEFCRLLARLKSNYQLGELVKVENYPEVIRLIANFTVTSLQHWEFAPNSVHYLLSLWQRLAASVPYVKATEPHMLETYTPEVTKAYITSRLESVHIILRDGLEDPLDDAGLVQQQLDQLSTIGRCEYEKTCALLVQLFDQSAQSYQELLQSTNSSTMDIAVQEGRLTWLVYIIGAVIGGRVSFASTDEQDAMDGELVCRVLQLMNLTDSRLAQAGNEKLELAMLSFFEQFRKIYIGDQVQKSSKLYRRLSEVLGLNDETMVLSVFIGKIITNLKYWGQCEPITSKTLQLLNDLSIGYSSVRKLVKLTAVQFMLNNHTSEHFSFLGVNNQSNLSDMRCRTTFYTALGRLLMVDLGEDEDQFEQFMLPLTAAFEAVAAMFSTNTFNEQEAKRTLVGLVRDLRGIAFAFNAKTCFMMLFDWIYPTYMPILQRAIELWYHVPACTTPVLKLMAELVHNRSQRLQFDVSSPNGILLFRETSKMITTYGNRILTLGEVPKDQVYALKLKGISICFSMLKAVLSGNYVNFGVFRLYGDDALDNALQTFIKLLLSIPHSDLLDYPKLSQSYYSLLEVLTQDHMNFIASLEPHVVMYILSSISEGLTALDTMVCTGCCSSLDHIVTYLFKQLSRSTKKRAAPMAQESDRFLHIMQQHPEMIQQVRATSSTPPLAQMLSTVLNIIIFEDCRNQWSMSRPLLGLILLNEKVGYFADLRNSIVNSQPPEKQQAMHLCFENLMEGIERNLLTKNRDRFTQNLSVFRREVNDSMKNSTYGVNSNDMMS, from the exons ATGGCGGATCATGTGCAG AGCCTAGCCCAGCTAGAGATCCTGTGCAAGCAGCTGTATGAgaccacagacaccaccaccCGCCTGCAGGCTGAGAAGGCCTTGGTGGAGTTCACCAACAGTCCCGACTGCCTGAATAAATGCCAACTCCTGCTAGAGAGGGGAAGT TCATCCTACTCGCAGTTACTGGCTGGCACATGTCTCTCCAAACTGGTCTCCCGCACTAGCAACCCACTTCCTTTGGAACAGCGCATAGACATCC GGAATTATGTTCTTAACTACCTGGCAAGTCGGCCAAAGCTTGCTGCCTTTGTGACCCAAGCATTGATCCAGCTCTACGCCAGAATCACCAAGCTTGGATGGTTCGACTGCCAGAAGGAAGATTATGTCTTTAGGAATGTCATCGTAGATGTGACAAGGTTCCTCCAG gacagtgttgagcactgcaTCATAGGAGTGACTATTCTTTCGCAGCTTACCAATGAAATTAATCAA GCGGACACAACACATCCCCTGACTAAGCACCGGAAGATTGCGTCGTCGTTCCGGGACTCCTCATTATTCGACATCTTCACGCTCTCCTGCAATCTCCTGAAACAG GCCTCGGGGAAGAACTTGAACCTGAACGATGAGAGCCAGCACGGTCTGCTCATGCAGCTGCTCAAGCTGGCCCACAACTGCCTCAATTTCGACTTCATCGGCACGTCCACGGATGAGTCCTCCGATGACCTGTGCACCGTCCAGATCCCCACCAGTTGGAgatcag CGTTTTTGGACTCCTCGACCCTCCAACTGTTTTTTGATTTGTATCattccatccctccttccctttctcccctG GTTTTGTCTTGCCTAGTTCAAATAGCATCCGTACGGCGGTCACTCTTTAACAACGCTGAGAGGGCAAAGTTCCTCTCTCATCTCGTAGATGGAGTGAAGAGGATTCTGGAAAACCCACAG AGTCTGTCTGATCCAAACAATTACCATGAATTCTGTCGACTGCTGGCCAGACTAAAAAGTAACTATCAGCTTGGCGAGCTGGTCAAAGTGGAAAACTACCCTGAGGTTATAAGATTGATTGCCAATTTCACAGTCACCAGCTTACAG CACTGGGAGTTTGCCCCCAACAGCGTGCATTACCTGCTGAGCCTGTGGCAGCGGCTGGCGGCCTCCGTGCCCTATGTCAAGGCCACCGAGCCCCACATGCTGGAGACCTACACTCCAGAGGTGACCAAGGCCTACATCACATCACGGCTCGAGTCGGTGCACATCATCCTCAG GGATGGTCTGGAGGACCCTCTGGATGATGCAGGTCTcgtgcagcagcagctggaccaGCTGTCCACCATCGGCCGCTGTGAGTACGAGAAGACGTGCGCCCTGCTGGTGCAGCTCTTCGACCAGTCCGCCCAGTCCTACCAGGAGCTGCTCCAGTCCACCAACTCCAGCACCATGGACATCGCCGTTCAGGAAG gccgaTTGACTTGGCTGGTGTACATCATCGGGGCTGTGATAGGAGGCAGGGTTTCTTTCGCCAGTACAGATGAACAAGACGCCATGGATGGAGAGCTTGTGTGTCG AGTCTTACAGTTGATGAATTTGACCGACTCTCGACTGGCGCAGGCCGGCAACGAGAAGCTCGAGTTGGCCATGCTCAGTTTCTTTGAACAGTTCCGCAAAATTTACATCGGTGACCAGGTGCAGAAATCATCAAAG tTGTACCGGCGCCTGTCTGAAGTCTTGGGGCTGAATGATGAGACCAtggtactcagtgtgttcattggGAAAAT aatTACCAATCTGAAGTACTGGGGACAGTGTGAACCAATCACCTCCAAGACACTACAGCTTCTAAATGACCTCTCCATTGG GTACAGTAGTGTGAGAAAGCTGGTGAAACTCACTGCGGTCCAGTTCATGCTGAATAACCACACA AGTGAGCACTTTTCCTTCCTGGGCGTGAACAATCAATCCAACCTCAGCGACATGAGGTGTCGGACCACCTTCTACACAGCCCTCGGCCGCCTGCTCATGGTGGATCTGG GGGAGGACGAGGACCAGTTTGAGCAGTTCATGCTTCCTCTGACAGCAGCGTTCGAGGCCGTCGCAGCAATGTTCAGCACTAACACTTTCAATGAGCAAGAGGCCAAA AGGACATTAGTGGGACTGGTTCGAGACCTGAGAGGAATCGCCTTTGCCTTTAATGCCAAGACCTGCTTCATGATGCTCTTTGACTGGAT CTACCCCACTTACATGCCCATCCTGCAGAGGGCGATAGAGCTCTGGTACCATGTCCCTGCCTGCACCACTCCTGTGCTCAAGCTGATGGCTGAGCTCGTCCACAACAG GTCCCAGAGACTACAGTTTGACGTGTCATCGCCCAACGGGATCCTGCTGTTCAGAGAAACAAGCAAAATGATTACAACCTACG GGAACCGCATCTTGACTCTGGGCGAGGTGCCAAAGGACCAGGTGTACGCGCTGAAGCTCAAGGGCATCTCCATCTGCTTCTCCATGCTCAAGGCCGTGCTCAGCGGTAACTACGTCAACTTCGGCGTCTTCCGTCTCTACGGCGACGACGCCCTGGACAACGCCCTTCAGACCTTCATCAAgcttctcctctccatcccacaCAGCGACCTGCtt GACTATCCCAAGCTCAGTCAGTCCTACTACTCACTGCTAGAGGTGCTCACCCAGGACCACATGAACTTCATCGCAAGCCTGGAGCCTCACGTGGTCATGTACATCCTATCCTCCATTTCAGAGGGGCTCACTGCACTtg ataCAATGGTATGCACGGGTTGCTGCTCCAGCCTGGACCACATAGTAACGTACCTGTTCAAGCAGCTCTCGCGCAGCACCAAGAAGCGGGCAGCTCCCATGGCCCAGGAGAGTGACCGCTTCTTGCACATCATGCAGCAGCACCCCGAGATGATCCAGCAGGTGAGGGCCACATCCTCTACACCACCCCTGGCTCAG ATGCTGTCAACTGTGctcaatattattatttttgaagACTGCAGGAATCAGTGGTCTATGTCACGACCACTTCTAGGCCTGATCCTGCTGAATGAGAAGGTAGGG TATTTTGCAGACTTGAGGAACAGCATTGTGAACAGCCAGCCACCAGAAAAACAGCAAGCCATGCACTTATGCTTTGAAAACTTAATGGAGGGCATAGAACGGAACCTGCTTACCAAAAACAGAGACAG GTTTACACAGAACCTTTCAGTATTTAGAAGAGAAGTCAACGACTCCATGAAGAATTCCACTTACGGGGTAAACAGCAACGACATGATGAGCTGA
- the xpo7 gene encoding exportin-7 isoform X7 → MADHVQSLAQLEILCKQLYETTDTTTRLQAEKALVEFTNSPDCLNKCQLLLERGSSSYSQLLAGTCLSKLVSRTSNPLPLEQRIDIRNYVLNYLASRPKLAAFVTQALIQLYARITKLGWFDCQKEDYVFRNVIVDVTRFLQDSVEHCIIGVTILSQLTNEINQADTTHPLTKHRKIASSFRDSSLFDIFTLSCNLLKQASGKNLNLNDESQHGLLMQLLKLAHNCLNFDFIGTSTDESSDDLCTVQIPTSWRSAFLDSSTLQLFFDLYHSIPPSLSPLVLSCLVQIASVRRSLFNNAERAKFLSHLVDGVKRILENPQSLSDPNNYHEFCRLLARLKSNYQLGELVKVENYPEVIRLIANFTVTSLQHWEFAPNSVHYLLSLWQRLAASVPYVKATEPHMLETYTPEVTKAYITSRLESVHIILRDGLEDPLDDAGLVQQQLDQLSTIGRCEYEKTCALLVQLFDQSAQSYQELLQSTNSSTMDIAVQEGRLTWLVYIIGAVIGGRVSFASTDEQDAMDGELVCRVLQLMNLTDSRLAQAGNEKLELAMLSFFEQFRKIYIGDQVQKSSKLYRRLSEVLGLNDETMVLSVFIGKIITNLKYWGQCEPITSKTLQLLNDLSIGYSSVRKLVKLTAVQFMLNNHTSEHFSFLGVNNQSNLSDMRCRTTFYTALGRLLMVDLGEDEDQFEQFMLPLTAAFEAVAAMFSTNTFNEQEAKRTLVGLVRDLRGIAFAFNAKTCFMMLFDWIYPTYMPILQRAIELWYHVPACTTPVLKLMAELVHNRSQRLQFDVSSPNGILLFRETSKMITTYGNRILTLGEVPKDQVYALKLKGISICFSMLKAVLSGNYVNFGVFRLYGDDALDNALQTFIKLLLSIPHSDLLDYPKLSQSYYSLLEVLTQDHMNFIASLEPHVVMYILSSISEGLTALDTMVCTGCCSSLDHIVTYLFKQLSRSTKKRAAPMAQESDRFLHIMQQHPEMIQQMLSTVLNIIIFEDCRNQWSMSRPLLGLILLNEKVGYFADLRNSIVNSQPPEKQQAMHLCFENLMEGIERNLLTKNRDRFTQNLSVFRREVNDSMKNSTYGVNSNDMMS, encoded by the exons ATGGCGGATCATGTGCAG AGCCTAGCCCAGCTAGAGATCCTGTGCAAGCAGCTGTATGAgaccacagacaccaccaccCGCCTGCAGGCTGAGAAGGCCTTGGTGGAGTTCACCAACAGTCCCGACTGCCTGAATAAATGCCAACTCCTGCTAGAGAGGGGAAGT TCATCCTACTCGCAGTTACTGGCTGGCACATGTCTCTCCAAACTGGTCTCCCGCACTAGCAACCCACTTCCTTTGGAACAGCGCATAGACATCC GGAATTATGTTCTTAACTACCTGGCAAGTCGGCCAAAGCTTGCTGCCTTTGTGACCCAAGCATTGATCCAGCTCTACGCCAGAATCACCAAGCTTGGATGGTTCGACTGCCAGAAGGAAGATTATGTCTTTAGGAATGTCATCGTAGATGTGACAAGGTTCCTCCAG gacagtgttgagcactgcaTCATAGGAGTGACTATTCTTTCGCAGCTTACCAATGAAATTAATCAA GCGGACACAACACATCCCCTGACTAAGCACCGGAAGATTGCGTCGTCGTTCCGGGACTCCTCATTATTCGACATCTTCACGCTCTCCTGCAATCTCCTGAAACAG GCCTCGGGGAAGAACTTGAACCTGAACGATGAGAGCCAGCACGGTCTGCTCATGCAGCTGCTCAAGCTGGCCCACAACTGCCTCAATTTCGACTTCATCGGCACGTCCACGGATGAGTCCTCCGATGACCTGTGCACCGTCCAGATCCCCACCAGTTGGAgatcag CGTTTTTGGACTCCTCGACCCTCCAACTGTTTTTTGATTTGTATCattccatccctccttccctttctcccctG GTTTTGTCTTGCCTAGTTCAAATAGCATCCGTACGGCGGTCACTCTTTAACAACGCTGAGAGGGCAAAGTTCCTCTCTCATCTCGTAGATGGAGTGAAGAGGATTCTGGAAAACCCACAG AGTCTGTCTGATCCAAACAATTACCATGAATTCTGTCGACTGCTGGCCAGACTAAAAAGTAACTATCAGCTTGGCGAGCTGGTCAAAGTGGAAAACTACCCTGAGGTTATAAGATTGATTGCCAATTTCACAGTCACCAGCTTACAG CACTGGGAGTTTGCCCCCAACAGCGTGCATTACCTGCTGAGCCTGTGGCAGCGGCTGGCGGCCTCCGTGCCCTATGTCAAGGCCACCGAGCCCCACATGCTGGAGACCTACACTCCAGAGGTGACCAAGGCCTACATCACATCACGGCTCGAGTCGGTGCACATCATCCTCAG GGATGGTCTGGAGGACCCTCTGGATGATGCAGGTCTcgtgcagcagcagctggaccaGCTGTCCACCATCGGCCGCTGTGAGTACGAGAAGACGTGCGCCCTGCTGGTGCAGCTCTTCGACCAGTCCGCCCAGTCCTACCAGGAGCTGCTCCAGTCCACCAACTCCAGCACCATGGACATCGCCGTTCAGGAAG gccgaTTGACTTGGCTGGTGTACATCATCGGGGCTGTGATAGGAGGCAGGGTTTCTTTCGCCAGTACAGATGAACAAGACGCCATGGATGGAGAGCTTGTGTGTCG AGTCTTACAGTTGATGAATTTGACCGACTCTCGACTGGCGCAGGCCGGCAACGAGAAGCTCGAGTTGGCCATGCTCAGTTTCTTTGAACAGTTCCGCAAAATTTACATCGGTGACCAGGTGCAGAAATCATCAAAG tTGTACCGGCGCCTGTCTGAAGTCTTGGGGCTGAATGATGAGACCAtggtactcagtgtgttcattggGAAAAT aatTACCAATCTGAAGTACTGGGGACAGTGTGAACCAATCACCTCCAAGACACTACAGCTTCTAAATGACCTCTCCATTGG GTACAGTAGTGTGAGAAAGCTGGTGAAACTCACTGCGGTCCAGTTCATGCTGAATAACCACACA AGTGAGCACTTTTCCTTCCTGGGCGTGAACAATCAATCCAACCTCAGCGACATGAGGTGTCGGACCACCTTCTACACAGCCCTCGGCCGCCTGCTCATGGTGGATCTGG GGGAGGACGAGGACCAGTTTGAGCAGTTCATGCTTCCTCTGACAGCAGCGTTCGAGGCCGTCGCAGCAATGTTCAGCACTAACACTTTCAATGAGCAAGAGGCCAAA AGGACATTAGTGGGACTGGTTCGAGACCTGAGAGGAATCGCCTTTGCCTTTAATGCCAAGACCTGCTTCATGATGCTCTTTGACTGGAT CTACCCCACTTACATGCCCATCCTGCAGAGGGCGATAGAGCTCTGGTACCATGTCCCTGCCTGCACCACTCCTGTGCTCAAGCTGATGGCTGAGCTCGTCCACAACAG GTCCCAGAGACTACAGTTTGACGTGTCATCGCCCAACGGGATCCTGCTGTTCAGAGAAACAAGCAAAATGATTACAACCTACG GGAACCGCATCTTGACTCTGGGCGAGGTGCCAAAGGACCAGGTGTACGCGCTGAAGCTCAAGGGCATCTCCATCTGCTTCTCCATGCTCAAGGCCGTGCTCAGCGGTAACTACGTCAACTTCGGCGTCTTCCGTCTCTACGGCGACGACGCCCTGGACAACGCCCTTCAGACCTTCATCAAgcttctcctctccatcccacaCAGCGACCTGCtt GACTATCCCAAGCTCAGTCAGTCCTACTACTCACTGCTAGAGGTGCTCACCCAGGACCACATGAACTTCATCGCAAGCCTGGAGCCTCACGTGGTCATGTACATCCTATCCTCCATTTCAGAGGGGCTCACTGCACTtg ataCAATGGTATGCACGGGTTGCTGCTCCAGCCTGGACCACATAGTAACGTACCTGTTCAAGCAGCTCTCGCGCAGCACCAAGAAGCGGGCAGCTCCCATGGCCCAGGAGAGTGACCGCTTCTTGCACATCATGCAGCAGCACCCCGAGATGATCCAGCAG ATGCTGTCAACTGTGctcaatattattatttttgaagACTGCAGGAATCAGTGGTCTATGTCACGACCACTTCTAGGCCTGATCCTGCTGAATGAGAAGGTAGGG TATTTTGCAGACTTGAGGAACAGCATTGTGAACAGCCAGCCACCAGAAAAACAGCAAGCCATGCACTTATGCTTTGAAAACTTAATGGAGGGCATAGAACGGAACCTGCTTACCAAAAACAGAGACAG GTTTACACAGAACCTTTCAGTATTTAGAAGAGAAGTCAACGACTCCATGAAGAATTCCACTTACGGGGTAAACAGCAACGACATGATGAGCTGA
- the xpo7 gene encoding exportin-7 isoform X4: protein MADHVQSLAQLEILCKQLYETTDTTTRLQAEKALVEFTNSPDCLNKCQLLLERGSSSYSQLLAGTCLSKLVSRTSNPLPLEQRIDIRNYVLNYLASRPKLAAFVTQALIQLYARITKLGWFDCQKEDYVFRNVIVDVTRFLQDSVEHCIIGVTILSQLTNEINQADTTHPLTKHRKIASSFRDSSLFDIFTLSCNLLKQASGKNLNLNDESQHGLLMQLLKLAHNCLNFDFIGTSTDESSDDLCTVQIPTSWRSAFLDSSTLQLFFDLYHSIPPSLSPLVLSCLVQIASVRRSLFNNAERAKFLSHLVDGVKRILENPQSLSDPNNYHEFCRLLARLKSNYQLGELVKVENYPEVIRLIANFTVTSLQHWEFAPNSVHYLLSLWQRLAASVPYVKATEPHMLETYTPEVTKAYITSRLESVHIILRDGLEDPLDDAGLVQQQLDQLSTIGRCEYEKTCALLVQLFDQSAQSYQELLQSTNSSTMDIAVQEGRLTWLVYIIGAVIGGRVSFASTDEQDAMDGELVCRVLQLMNLTDSRLAQAGNEKLELAMLSFFEQFRKIYIGDQVQKSSKLYRRLSEVLGLNDETMVLSVFIGKIITNLKYWGQCEPITSKTLQLLNDLSIGYSSVRKLVKLTAVQFMLNNHTSEHFSFLGVNNQSNLSDMRCRTTFYTALGRLLMVDLGEDEDQFEQFMLPLTAAFEAVAAMFSTNTFNEQEAKRTLVGLVRDLRGIAFAFNAKTCFMMLFDWIYPTYMPILQRAIELWYHVPACTTPVLKLMAELVHNRSQRLQFDVSSPNGILLFRETSKMITTYGNRILTLGEVPKDQVYALKLKGISICFSMLKAVLSGNYVNFGVFRLYGDDALDNALQTFIKLLLSIPHSDLLDYPKLSQSYYSLLEVLTQDHMNFIASLEPHVVMYILSSISEGLTALDTMVCTGCCSSLDHIVTYLFKQLSRSTKKRAAPMAQESDRFLHIMQQHPEMIQQMLSTVLNIIIFEDCRNQWSMSRPLLGLILLNEKVGVGSVFTLAYWKSHDYCLLQGPNAHVQGHSTHRYSSTQAILCMFQYILFIYFTALLVSLSNKWPSHCATNKLLFSRTIHAHKDSVHRAHFMVSQSIHLLGNFGAILAFGFTVSCVISGPYIFPIYCIFATVNHIQYVMSFYKTNPCINCSVLNVTSCDIVVVPPPTAEVCAPYAIW from the exons ATGGCGGATCATGTGCAG AGCCTAGCCCAGCTAGAGATCCTGTGCAAGCAGCTGTATGAgaccacagacaccaccaccCGCCTGCAGGCTGAGAAGGCCTTGGTGGAGTTCACCAACAGTCCCGACTGCCTGAATAAATGCCAACTCCTGCTAGAGAGGGGAAGT TCATCCTACTCGCAGTTACTGGCTGGCACATGTCTCTCCAAACTGGTCTCCCGCACTAGCAACCCACTTCCTTTGGAACAGCGCATAGACATCC GGAATTATGTTCTTAACTACCTGGCAAGTCGGCCAAAGCTTGCTGCCTTTGTGACCCAAGCATTGATCCAGCTCTACGCCAGAATCACCAAGCTTGGATGGTTCGACTGCCAGAAGGAAGATTATGTCTTTAGGAATGTCATCGTAGATGTGACAAGGTTCCTCCAG gacagtgttgagcactgcaTCATAGGAGTGACTATTCTTTCGCAGCTTACCAATGAAATTAATCAA GCGGACACAACACATCCCCTGACTAAGCACCGGAAGATTGCGTCGTCGTTCCGGGACTCCTCATTATTCGACATCTTCACGCTCTCCTGCAATCTCCTGAAACAG GCCTCGGGGAAGAACTTGAACCTGAACGATGAGAGCCAGCACGGTCTGCTCATGCAGCTGCTCAAGCTGGCCCACAACTGCCTCAATTTCGACTTCATCGGCACGTCCACGGATGAGTCCTCCGATGACCTGTGCACCGTCCAGATCCCCACCAGTTGGAgatcag CGTTTTTGGACTCCTCGACCCTCCAACTGTTTTTTGATTTGTATCattccatccctccttccctttctcccctG GTTTTGTCTTGCCTAGTTCAAATAGCATCCGTACGGCGGTCACTCTTTAACAACGCTGAGAGGGCAAAGTTCCTCTCTCATCTCGTAGATGGAGTGAAGAGGATTCTGGAAAACCCACAG AGTCTGTCTGATCCAAACAATTACCATGAATTCTGTCGACTGCTGGCCAGACTAAAAAGTAACTATCAGCTTGGCGAGCTGGTCAAAGTGGAAAACTACCCTGAGGTTATAAGATTGATTGCCAATTTCACAGTCACCAGCTTACAG CACTGGGAGTTTGCCCCCAACAGCGTGCATTACCTGCTGAGCCTGTGGCAGCGGCTGGCGGCCTCCGTGCCCTATGTCAAGGCCACCGAGCCCCACATGCTGGAGACCTACACTCCAGAGGTGACCAAGGCCTACATCACATCACGGCTCGAGTCGGTGCACATCATCCTCAG GGATGGTCTGGAGGACCCTCTGGATGATGCAGGTCTcgtgcagcagcagctggaccaGCTGTCCACCATCGGCCGCTGTGAGTACGAGAAGACGTGCGCCCTGCTGGTGCAGCTCTTCGACCAGTCCGCCCAGTCCTACCAGGAGCTGCTCCAGTCCACCAACTCCAGCACCATGGACATCGCCGTTCAGGAAG gccgaTTGACTTGGCTGGTGTACATCATCGGGGCTGTGATAGGAGGCAGGGTTTCTTTCGCCAGTACAGATGAACAAGACGCCATGGATGGAGAGCTTGTGTGTCG AGTCTTACAGTTGATGAATTTGACCGACTCTCGACTGGCGCAGGCCGGCAACGAGAAGCTCGAGTTGGCCATGCTCAGTTTCTTTGAACAGTTCCGCAAAATTTACATCGGTGACCAGGTGCAGAAATCATCAAAG tTGTACCGGCGCCTGTCTGAAGTCTTGGGGCTGAATGATGAGACCAtggtactcagtgtgttcattggGAAAAT aatTACCAATCTGAAGTACTGGGGACAGTGTGAACCAATCACCTCCAAGACACTACAGCTTCTAAATGACCTCTCCATTGG GTACAGTAGTGTGAGAAAGCTGGTGAAACTCACTGCGGTCCAGTTCATGCTGAATAACCACACA AGTGAGCACTTTTCCTTCCTGGGCGTGAACAATCAATCCAACCTCAGCGACATGAGGTGTCGGACCACCTTCTACACAGCCCTCGGCCGCCTGCTCATGGTGGATCTGG GGGAGGACGAGGACCAGTTTGAGCAGTTCATGCTTCCTCTGACAGCAGCGTTCGAGGCCGTCGCAGCAATGTTCAGCACTAACACTTTCAATGAGCAAGAGGCCAAA AGGACATTAGTGGGACTGGTTCGAGACCTGAGAGGAATCGCCTTTGCCTTTAATGCCAAGACCTGCTTCATGATGCTCTTTGACTGGAT CTACCCCACTTACATGCCCATCCTGCAGAGGGCGATAGAGCTCTGGTACCATGTCCCTGCCTGCACCACTCCTGTGCTCAAGCTGATGGCTGAGCTCGTCCACAACAG GTCCCAGAGACTACAGTTTGACGTGTCATCGCCCAACGGGATCCTGCTGTTCAGAGAAACAAGCAAAATGATTACAACCTACG GGAACCGCATCTTGACTCTGGGCGAGGTGCCAAAGGACCAGGTGTACGCGCTGAAGCTCAAGGGCATCTCCATCTGCTTCTCCATGCTCAAGGCCGTGCTCAGCGGTAACTACGTCAACTTCGGCGTCTTCCGTCTCTACGGCGACGACGCCCTGGACAACGCCCTTCAGACCTTCATCAAgcttctcctctccatcccacaCAGCGACCTGCtt GACTATCCCAAGCTCAGTCAGTCCTACTACTCACTGCTAGAGGTGCTCACCCAGGACCACATGAACTTCATCGCAAGCCTGGAGCCTCACGTGGTCATGTACATCCTATCCTCCATTTCAGAGGGGCTCACTGCACTtg ataCAATGGTATGCACGGGTTGCTGCTCCAGCCTGGACCACATAGTAACGTACCTGTTCAAGCAGCTCTCGCGCAGCACCAAGAAGCGGGCAGCTCCCATGGCCCAGGAGAGTGACCGCTTCTTGCACATCATGCAGCAGCACCCCGAGATGATCCAGCAG ATGCTGTCAACTGTGctcaatattattatttttgaagACTGCAGGAATCAGTGGTCTATGTCACGACCACTTCTAGGCCTGATCCTGCTGAATGAGAAGGTAGGGGTAGGTAGTGTCTTTACTTTGGCATATTGGAAAAGCCATGATTACTGTCTGCTGCAAGGCCCCAATGCTCATGTCCAAGGTCATAGTACACACAGGTATTCAAGCACACAGGCTATTCTTTGTATGTTTcaatacatattatttatttattttactgcctTGTTAGTGTCGCTTAGCAACAAATGGCCCTCTCATTGTGCAACAAATAAACTGCTTTTTTCAAGAACTATCcatgcacacaaagacagtGTGCATCGTGCACATTTTATGGTTTCTCAAAGCATACATTTACTTGGAAACTTTGGGGCCATTTTAGCGTTTGGATTTACAGTGAGTTGTGTCATCAGTGGCCCTTACATCTTTCCCATCTACTGTATTTTCGCGACTGTTAACCACATACAATATGTAAtgtcattttataaaacaaacccgtGTATAAACTGCAGTGTATTGAACGTTACGTCATGCGATATAGTTGTGGTGCCGCCCCCAACCGCGGAGGTTTGTGCTCCATATGCAATCTGGTAG